CGGGGCGAGGTGGGCCATCTTCAGCTGGTAGACGGCGGCCAGCACGGTCGGGGTGAGCCACCACCAGGACCAGACGAACTGGTGCACGGCCAGCGAGGCGGCCAGCAGGCAGACGAAGGCGACACGCATGAGCATGTTCAGGCCCAACCCGATGTGCTGCAGCCAGAACGGCAGCGTGCGCTTGGACAGCGGCGTACCGGTCATCAGGGCGATGAGGCCCGCGTTCCACTTGGAGCGCTGACCGGACAGGGCCCGCAGGGTGGGCATGGCCCCCACCTGGGCGCGGGCGGTGGTGGACATGACGGTGGTCCAGCCGAGTTCCTGCAGCTCCAGGCCGAGCTGGGCGTCCTCGGTGGCCGTCTCGTTGGTCCACGGCGCCGGGCGGCGGTGGGTGCGCACGACCTCGTCGACGGCGCTGAAGCGGAACGCCGAGCACTGCCCGCCGACGATGGTGGTGCGCCGGCCGCGTTCGTTGGCGCGCATCTGGAACTGGGTGAAGTCCATCTTCTGCGCGCGGACGAGCTGGCGGTTGAACCAGCCGCCGGTGCCCTCGGCGAAGTGGTACTTGGCGGAGACGGCCGCGGCGCTGGGGGTCTTGAGCAGTTCCGCCTCGAGGTCGGCCAGGCAGTTCGGTTCGAGCTCGACGTCGGCGTCCATGCTGACCATGACGTCGAAGGCGCCGCCGGCGATGAACTCGCCGTAGCCGGTGGCCAGGGCCCCGACCTTGGCGTCGGTGTTGCCGCTGGTCTCGATGACCTTCACGCCGCGGAAGCGGCGGGCCAGCGCCACGGTGTCGTCGGTGCAGTTGTCGGCGATGACGACGACGAGGTCCGGGACGCGGGTCTGGGCCAGGACCGAGGCGAGGCAGGCCTCGATGTCGTCCTGCTCGTCGTGCGCGGGGATGAGGACGGCCATGCGGGCGGTGCGCCGGCCGGCCGGCCGGTAGCGCAGGCGGTGGATGGTGACCTCGACGACGCGGCGCGCGGCCTCGGTCCGTTCCACGATGCGGTCGATCAGGCCGGAGCCCTGGCGGGGCTGGGGCACCGTGAGGGCCGTCAGGACCGTGCCCTCGACGACGCGCGGGGTCGGCGGCACCAGCAGCGGAGCGAGTTCTTGAACGGCCATCGAGGGTGCCTCCGGGGGCAGAGTCGCGGTGCGGGGCGGAGCGGCTGATGACAACGCTAGGTAGCCGATTGCTCGTTGTCCGACTCCGTTGAGCCGCTAGAGGTAACGCTCTGCGTATGAAGTACCCGCCTAGCTCGCCTCTGACTGCGCTGCGTCACCAGTGCTCACGCACTCGTTCCCTCTCCGAAGATCTCTGGGCGCGGAGCGTGACTGCGGTGGTCCGATCGGTGCTCACCTGCCGTGGAACGCCGAAGGCCGGCCGCACCCGTGGGTGCGACCGGCCTCCGGTCCTGCTGAGCCTGCCTCAGGCGGTGGCCTCGACGACGTCGATGGTCACCGTCGCGGACACGTCCGCGTGGAGACGGACGAGAGCCTTGTGCGTGCCGGTCGTCTTGATCGGCTGCG
This genomic stretch from Kineococcus rhizosphaerae harbors:
- a CDS encoding glycosyltransferase family 2 protein — translated: MAVQELAPLLVPPTPRVVEGTVLTALTVPQPRQGSGLIDRIVERTEAARRVVEVTIHRLRYRPAGRRTARMAVLIPAHDEQDDIEACLASVLAQTRVPDLVVVIADNCTDDTVALARRFRGVKVIETSGNTDAKVGALATGYGEFIAGGAFDVMVSMDADVELEPNCLADLEAELLKTPSAAAVSAKYHFAEGTGGWFNRQLVRAQKMDFTQFQMRANERGRRTTIVGGQCSAFRFSAVDEVVRTHRRPAPWTNETATEDAQLGLELQELGWTTVMSTTARAQVGAMPTLRALSGQRSKWNAGLIALMTGTPLSKRTLPFWLQHIGLGLNMLMRVAFVCLLAASLAVHQFVWSWWWLTPTVLAAVYQLKMAHLAPRRTTADYLFAALWLPGEAWLWFSGWNTTKAWVTHLRGRQRDLWAAQAAAERGVKSGNGSGALLGTFVAAVAASSVGAWYWLTQASVTFQRVVLTVGWRSLAVLTVLATILLVVKILRPTRGLTA